TCCAAAAAACCATATGGATATTTTCCTGCAGCCATTAATAGCGGAGTTGAATCAGTTGTGGGAATCTGGAATCCGGACATATGACATTCAAAAACGgcagaattttcaaatgagggcggcgcttatgtggacaattaatgactttcccgcttattcaatgTTGTCCGGTTGGAGCACATCAGGAAGATTGGCATGTCCGCATTGTATGAAAAATACTGAGGCTTTCACGTTGCCCGAGAGTGGAaaacaatcgtggtttgattgccacagaAAGTTTTTACCTACAGGTCACCATTTCCGTCGGAATGTTACCGAATTCCGAAAAGGCAAACAAGTTAGACATCAATTTGGAGGTGTGAGGACTGGAGATGAAGTGTTAGCAGAGGTGGACGGTTTGGGGTTTAAGAGGGCCTATGAGAATGATGCTAAGGCTACGAATGATGAACTATCTAAAGGCCGTGGTTGGAACcgaaaaagtatattttggGATTTACCGTATTGGAGGACAAATGTGATCCGGcataatctcgatgtcatgcatattgagaaaaatgtatttgacaacgTTTTCAATACCGTGCTCAATGTACCTGGTAAGACGAAAGATACGGCAAAATCTCGGGCAGAGTTGAATAAAATTTGTGATCGTCCTGGCCTGGCACAAGATGAGGAAACTGGTAGATATCCAAAGGCtttgtatgctttggacagagatttaaaaaagattttgtTAGAATGGATTCAAAAGTTAAAGTTTCCAGATGGTTACGTGTCCAACTTGTCTAGGTGCGTTGATTTAAACAGTTTAAAGATGATGGGCATGAAAAGTCATGATTGTCATGTCTTCATGCAACGACTTTTGCCAATTGCTCTTCGGGAGCTTCTTCCGGCAGAAGTGTGGGAGCCTTTAACAGAGTTGAGTATATTCTTCAGAGAGTTAACCGCCACATCGCTGAAAAAGGCAGATCTTCAGAGATTAGAGCTTGATATCCCGAAGATACTGTGCAAGTTGGAACGTATATTTCCGCCGAGTTTTTTTGATTCGATGGAACATCTCCCCGTACACCTTCCatacgaagctatgatggcaggacctGTTCAGTATCGTTGGATGTATCCGTTTGAAAGGTGATATATTTAAAGTTCTATTTCGTCAACCGATAATTAggtaaattaactaattatatgaTTATGCAGATACCTgagaaaactcaaaaataaggTTTCGAATAAAGGCAGAGTGGAAGGAAGCATTAGCAGCGGATATCTACTGGAGGAAACAGCAAAATTTGCATCTTTTTATTTCAAGGATGGTGATCCGATGGTACCATGTCGGatgcaaagaaatgaagtttgcGAAATGGACGTTGATGATGATTTCGACagattaaatattttcaaaccaaaagggCGACCTGTAGGTGCTTGTCGGAACAGATATCTGGATGATGATGAATATGTTGCTGCCCGAAGCTACATCCTTTTGAATTGCCCTGAAATCGAACCTTACAGAGAGTAAGTcttaatatacaaatttaagTTCAGTATTGAAGAATTTGATACAAATTGTATTAATTCGCTCGTATTCTTGTAAAAAGAGTTTTTGAAGGTGAGTTGTATGAATTCAACCCCGAAATTACACAGACCGAAGTTGTAGTCAAATTGGAGAGGGAATTCGCCTTTTGGTTCGAGCAATATGTAAGTATTAATGTTGTTTTACCGTCGTAGTTGTATGTTATATTATCGTGTTGATATAATAATTGTGCTACAGGTGAAAGACCCAACTGTCAGTACCAATCCCTATATTCTAAGTCTTGCAAAGGGACCGCTTAGATCGGTCAAAACATTCAAGGGGTACTGTGTGAACGGGTTTAAATTCAATACTGAAGAATATGGGGAGGATCGGGTCACAATGAATAGCGGAGTCTGTGTAAAAGGATCACTCTACGGCCCAGCTGAAAGcgacttttatggagtgttgACTGACATtattgagttagagtatccagctctaCCAATAAAGAGGAcggttttatttaaatgtaattggtttGATCCTACAAAAACGGTTGGTATGTTAGTCCATCCTCGGTATAACATAGTGGATGTTAATCACAGAAGGAGATACAACAAATATGAACCTTTCATTTTAGCTGAACAGTCCGACCAAGTACATTACTTACCTTATCCTAGCAAAAAGCGGGACAAGAAAGATTGGTGGGCAGTATGCAAGATAAAAGCTCGCTCTGAGCTAGACATGCCTGAAACAACTGTTCCAGCTTTCCAAGATGATAGTGCAGAACATCCGCTCGATGTCATAACGAATGACGACCCGGCAAATTTAGTTGATCCGAATGGCGAGGCGGACGAGGCTGCATTACACAACCCTCCAATAGTAGAGACGGAAGATGATTATCCaccatcctcatcagacgatgATGACATTGGAGCGGAAGATGATATAGAAATTGCATGATTTGTTTTAATGTTATTTCTGTagaattttgacttttatttacgTTTGTTGATGTAGTAACTTTATTTTGGTAAAAAATTATGTGTTATGGTTTTTATAATAGAtgtgattatttttttcttgtcgaatattgttttgtaatttgttttgcAGATATGAGAGGTTCAGGTTCTTCTTCTGCCGGCCGAGGCCGGGGTAGGGACACTGGTCAGGGACGTGGACGTGGACGTGGACGTGGCGACCCAGAGCAGGATCCACTTGAGAGCTCGGATCCAGGGGCTGAGCAGCAGGTGCTGGCGGGTAGACCCGCACCGCGGAGAGCGGCGAGACAGCCACAGGACCAGCCGCCAGCTACGGACGAGACTGGGAGGATTAGAGTTACACCTGATGCTGCAAGGTATGATTGacaacttttttttaacaaatattatttcaaaaatgtgaaaactaacTTTTTTGTAACGTACAGAGAAAGGTTACTAGATAGCAGGAACGACAGCGGGAGCGCATCGAGGGCGATCTTGCCCATTTTCCGATCTAGCTGGTTCCCTGAGGGTTCCTCGTGGAAGAAGCTGACAGCAGAGCATAAGGGCTTCTACTTCGAGGAGTTCAAGgttgttaaattaaaattttaaatatatgttttactgtctttttgatttctaattgtttttattaattaatggtttGCAGAAGGGTTTTTGCTGGGACTCCACCCACCCTGAGGACCTGATTAGAGGGGTCTTCTACCGACATGCGGCTAATCGGTACAAAGATACTCTCCACAACATGAAGCCAGATAAAAAAGAGGGCAGTGTTAGTGCTGATACTTGGGCGTCGTGGAAGCGAGACTGGGATACTGCTGAGGCTAAGAAGAAGTCTGAGGTAGCACGAGCTAATCGGCTGAGTGAGCCGTCCGGAGCTGGCACCGGACCGGTTCGACATACCGCAGGATCGAGATCGGCTACGAGGCATAAGACAGTTATGGTAAGTTTTTAATATTACTAATCGTTATATATTCTGTTTATCTACTAATTaactttttcatttcatatgaTAGACTGAGGAGCTCGGTCGAGAGCCCACTTTAGCTGAGTTGCATGTACGGTTGCACCTGACCAAGGCTGATCGGACTGTCTTCGTTGACAAGAGATCAAAGGATAAAAACgtaagtttattttaaccttAATTAGTGACTGCTTACtatgatataaatataactttatataGTGAGTTGTTTATAGGATGTTTACGTGTTTGTTGTGGGTGTTGTGATTGCTATTTCGTATTGTTGAAAAGAGTTGTCTGTAGTTgttgcaggatgtccctgaaaaatgggtgatgatctaattttagagaaaatgttgccgaattttagttagaaatgtaggtttaaactaatatttgtgaagtatttttataaagttttactaaactataaatttgtatttttattctcaGGACATTTCCAGGCAGAGCTTGCTGCAGCGACCCAGTCTCAGGCGGCTGGAGAAGGGAGTTCGTCGACTCCAGAGCCGATCGACGAGAACGAGCTGTTTTTGTCTCTCGAGGCAATCAAGAAGCAGCGAGTCTACGGTATTGGTTCGGCTTCAGCATCCTACATCGGCCAGAGCAGCCGATTGCGCCGCGGCGGATCATCCCAGTCACAGCAGCAGGCGGTCGTTAGTGAGGAGATCGAGCAGCGCATTGCTAGAGAGGTTGAGGAGCGACTCGAGCAGCGGATgcgtactgtggaggcgggttttgaagagcgggtcgagcagcagatccgtactgtggaggcgggtttcgacgagcggatccgtactgagcTTGCGCGACTGATGACTACACTCCCACCGGAGTTACGACCGCAGTTTCCcccacctccacctccaccgGCTGACGACACTACTAGTTTGGAGTAGTATAGTATTTGGACTTGGATTTTTATACTACAGTTTGCATATTTTGACTTATTTAGTATTTATCGAATTGTATACTTTTTTaccgtttatttatatataacggtttcggtttatgtttatttgttgTTGTCTATCGTGTATGTCTGTGATTAGTTAACGGGTCTATTAAAAAACAGGGAAATTCAAAAAATGCCGAAAAACGGGAATTTTCTgccga
This window of the Mercurialis annua linkage group LG5, ddMerAnnu1.2, whole genome shotgun sequence genome carries:
- the LOC126682171 gene encoding uncharacterized protein LOC126682171, which encodes MNPDRSWMYTRHDRGFLPPDFFPNLEEFVNFAVQHPECMSGEEIKCPCSRTKCRNTNFRDVEVVKLHVLQSGFVPDYYVWIHHGEVNVPPVVQQPANEYDYYNEGGGDLNYGQRMVIDAAGPEVFEEETPNDEARKFFDMMSAAEEEIWPGNSKHSPLSASVEILDIKCRHQGSISLIDDTCRLLQELLPENNKMPKNFANIKKLVKGLGLPVEVIDCCFHNCMIYWGADEDLTHCKVCTFPRWKPVTKSNSAKRRANVPYKKMFYFPLTPRLQRLYASKATAKHMTWHAEHEMEDEKMCHPSDSPAWKRFSELHTDFADETRNIRLGLCTDGFQPFGSFGKNYSSWPVIVTPYNLPPGMCMKDEFMFLTILVPGPGNPKNHMDIFLQPLIAELNQLWESGIRTYDIQKRQNFQMRAALMWTINDFPAYSMLSGWSTSGRLACPHCMKNTEAFTLPESGKQSWFDCHRKFLPTGHHFRRNVTEFRKGKQVRHQFGGVRTGDEVLAEVDGLGFKRAYENDAKATNDELSKGRGWNRKSIFWDLPYWRTNVIRHNLDVMHIEKNVFDNVFNTVLNVPGKTKDTAKSRAELNKICDRPGLAQDEETGRYPKALYALDRDLKKILLEWIQKLKFPDGYVSNLSRCVDLNSLKMMGMKSHDCHVFMQRLLPIALRELLPAEVWEPLTELSIFFRELTATSLKKADLQRLELDIPKILCKLERIFPPSFFDSMEHLPVHLPYEAMMAGPVQYRWMYPFERYLRKLKNKVSNKGRVEGSISSGYLLEETAKFASFYFKDGDPMVPCRMQRNEVCEMDVDDDFDRLNIFKPKGRPVGACRNRYLDDDEYVAARSYILLNCPEIEPYREVFEGELYEFNPEITQTEVVVKLEREFAFWFEQYVKDPTVSTNPYILSLAKGPLRSVKTFKGYCVNGFKFNTEEYGEDRVTMNSGVCVKGSLYGPAESDFYGVLTDIIELEYPALPIKRTVLFKCNWFDPTKTVGMLVHPRYNIVDVNHRRRYNKYEPFILAEQSDQVHYLPYPSKKRDKKDWWAVCKIKARSELDMPETTVPAFQDDSAEHPLDVITNDDPANLVDPNGEADEAALHNPPIVETEDDYPPSSSDDDDIGAEDDIEIA